In the genome of Populus nigra chromosome 9, ddPopNigr1.1, whole genome shotgun sequence, one region contains:
- the LOC133702653 gene encoding small ribosomal subunit protein uS11z-like, with translation MSKRRTREPKEENVTLGPTVREGEHAFGVAHIFASFNDTFIHVTDLSGRETLVRITGGMKVKADRDESSPYAAMLAAQDVSQRCKELGITALHIKLRATGGNKTKTPGPGAQSALRALARSGMRIGRIEDVTPIPTDSTRRKGGRRGRRL, from the exons ATG TCAAAGAGAAGGACTAGAGAACCAAAGGAAGAAAATGTGACCCTTGGACCCACCGTGAGGGAAGGGGAGCATGCTTTTGGGGTTGCTCACATCTTCGCATCTTTTAATGACACATTCATT CATGTGACTGATCTCTCTGGAAGAGAAACCCTTGTCCGCATAACTG GTGGAATGAAGGTGAAAGCTGATAGAGATGAGTCTTCACCATATGCTGCCATGCTTGCTGCGCAGGATGTTTCACAGAGATGCAAG GAACTTGGTATCACTGCCCTTCATATTAAGCTTCGTGCTACTGGTGGGAACAAGACAAAGACACCTGGTCCAGGTGCACAGTCTGCCCTGCGTGCCCTTGCCCGTTCTGGAATGAGAATTGGCCGCATAG AAGATGTTACTCCAATTCCAACAGATAGCACTCGTAGAAAGGGTGGTAGAAGAGGGAGAAGGCTGTGA
- the LOC133703791 gene encoding phospho-N-acetylmuramoyl-pentapeptide-transferase homolog: MLSINHHHHLSRIRLSRPPKPFSSSPLYSNSFHNFKLNGSSAGGRRLRHKIVQVRAFDEDLSGVSSPLDDWANNDGASGYMLLSSDGEDSDGEYIINPVTDMELPTAKVSTNDALTLTAHRLAMIGRAPRKRRNKLGTLINLCLLAFLTVLLLFVDWCAWKIVRLPLEPFYLCRPFFISAVLVSFLGYLCVPLLSELRIHQNIWKEGPLRHSKKRASPTMGGLFFVPIGVGVAKFVAGFSSVEVSGTAVATLAFATIGLLDDILTVIKNRNSGLSVWVKIFLEVAVGTCFSFWLHTTSISSPYSMKMLVALPAPLGLICLGKYYSLLTSCCFVSMGNGINLMDGLDGLAAGTAALSFVGMSIAVLPICPELAIFGASMAGACFGFLLHNRYKASVFMGDTGSLALGGALAAMAACSGMFLPLFISSGIFFLDASSVIMQVLYFKTTKRMRGDGCRLFRMAPIHHHLELCGLKEPVIVAGAYVISGVLALFAGYVGLISA, from the exons ATGCTTTCTATAAACCACCACCATCACCTCTCTCGTATACGGCTTTCTCGACCACCAAAACCTTTTTCTTCCTCTCCCCTTTATTCTAATTCATTCCACAACTTCAAG TTAAATGGATCAAGTGCTGGAGGACGACGATTGCGCCATAAGATTGTTCAAGTCAGGGCCTTTGATGAG GACTTGTCTGGTGTATCCTCCCCGCTTGATGACTGGGCTAACAATGATGGGGCTTCTGGCTACATGCTATTATCCAGTGACGGGGAAGACAGTGATGGAGAGTATATTATAAATCCGGTGACGGATATGGAGTTGCCTACTGCTAAAGTATCAACTAATGATGCTCTTACACTTACAGCTCACAGGCTTGCAATGATTGGGAGGGCCCCCCGAAAACGTAG GAACAAACTCGggacattaattaatttgtgtctGCTAGCCTTTTTGACGGTTCTTCTCTTATTTGTTGATTGGTGTGCATGGAAGATTGTCAGATTACCCCTAGAACCATTTTACTTGTGTCGtccattttttatatcagcagtTCTAGTCTCTTTTTTGGGTTATCTTTGTGTTCCACTACTTAGTGAGTTAAGAATTCATCAGAATATCTGGAAAGAAGGGCCACTTCGGCACTCCAAGAAAAGGGCAAGCCCCACAATGGGTGGACTATTTTTTGTACCAATTGGTGTAGGCGTTGCAAAATTTGTTGCTGGTTTCTCTTCTGTTGAAGTTTCTGGAACAGCAGTGGCAACTCTGGCATTTGCAACAATTGGCTTACTAGATGACATTTTAACCGTCATAAAAAATCGAAATAGTGGTTTGTCTGTGtgggtgaaaatatttttggag GTAGCTGTTGGGACCTGCTTTTCATTTTGGTTGCATACTACGAGTATATCATCACCCTACAGCAT GAAAATGCTGGTTGCCCTACCTGCACCGCTGGGCCTCATATGCCtaggaaaatattattctttattGACATCATGTTGTTTTGTTTCCATGGGAAATGGCATTAACTTAATGGATGGTCTAGACGGCCTAGCTGCTGGAACGGCTGCATTGTCTTTTGTAGGAATGTCGATCGCAGTGTTGCCAATATGTCCTG AACTTGCTATATTTGGGGCATCGATGGCAGGGGCCTGTTTTGGTTTTCTGTTGCACAACCGGTACAAGGCTTCTGTATTTATGGGGGATACTGGATCCTTGGCATTGGGTGGAGCATTAGCTGCAATGGCTGCTTGTAGTGGAATGTTCCTTCCATTATTTATCTCTTCTGGGATCTTTTTCTTGGATGCATCATCAGTGATTATGCAG GTACTGTACTTCAAGACAACCAAACGCATGAGAGGAGATGGGTGCCGTTTGTTCAGGATGGCTCCTATTCATCACCACCTCGAGTTATGTGGGCTAAAGGAACCAGTCATTGTTGCTGGGGCTTATGTTATATCTGGAGTGCTGGCTCTGTTTGCTGGGTATGTAGGTCTAATATCTGCATAG